The following coding sequences are from one Sylvia atricapilla isolate bSylAtr1 chromosome 23, bSylAtr1.pri, whole genome shotgun sequence window:
- the REXO2 gene encoding oligoribonuclease, mitochondrial translates to MLGGGRAGLGRLRICAGRLWRGRRRAAAMAGGDMGQRMVWVDLEMTGLDVEKDQILEMACLITDCDLNVLAEGPNLIINQPDELLESMSEWCKEHHGKSGLTKAVKESKISLQQAEYEFLSFVRQQTPPGLCPLAGNSVHADKKFLDKYMPQFMRHLHYRIIDVSTVKELCRRWYPEEYEFAPKKAASHRALDDIRESIKELQFYRDHIFKRKTDEKKRKLIENGESDKAAS, encoded by the exons ATGCTgggcggcggccgcgccggCCTGGGCCGCCTGCGGATCTGCGCCGGGCGGCTGTGGCGGGGCCGGCGGAGGGCGGCGGCCATGGCCGGCGGCGACATGGGGCAGCGCATGGTCTGGGTGGACCTGGAG ATGACGGGCCTGGACGTGGAGAAGGACCAGATCCTGGAGATGGCGTGTCTGATCACCGACTGCGACCTCAACGTGCTGGCCGAG GGCCCGAATCTGATTATCAACCAGCCCGACGAGCTGCTGGAGAGCATGTCCGAGTGGTGCAAGGAGCATCACGGGAAG TCTGGCCTGACTAAGGCTGTGAAGGAGAGTAAAATCTCGCTGCAGCAGGCCGAGTACGAGTTCCTGTCCTTCGTGCGGCAGCAGACACCCCCGGGGCTCTGTCCTCTCGCAG GTAACTCTGTTCATGCAGATAAGAAATTCCTTGACAAATACATGCCGCAGTTCATGAGGCACCTTCATTACAGGATCATTGACGTGAGCACTGTCAAGGAACTTTGCAG GCGCTGGTATCCAGAGGAATACGAGTTTGCACCAAAGAAGGCTGCTTCTCACAG AGCACTTGATGACATCAGGGAAAGCATCAAAGAACTCCAGTTCTACAGAGACCACATCTTCAAGAGGAAAAcggatgagaagaaaaggaaactgaTTGAGAATGGGGAAAGTGATAAAGCTGCCAGCTGA
- the RBM7 gene encoding RNA-binding protein 7, giving the protein MGAAAAEANRTLFVGNLDPKVTEELIFELFHQAGPVITVKIPKDRDGRPKQFAFVNFKHEESVPYGLQLLNGIKLYGRPMRIQFRSGSSHAAQDSNPSCSLGAAGTNLPGTPHPASSCSRYERVPDGMGSPGFSSSLQRQAVLNSAARQQPHFGGKYEQPGFAPPGYPHSFHALPGSPGPRRPEGPAPRKGRLGAHPYSPDSRHFGRDRFGEPGPDYGRGKRDDYGFDERGHEAEHHYRGGREEHYDRHRDSWSYEYRRESYREAKWHSARH; this is encoded by the exons ATGGGGGCAGCGGCCGCCGAGGCGAACCGGACCCTGTTCGTGGGGAACCTGGACCCCAAGGTCACCGAGGAGCTCATCTTCGAGCTCTTCCACCAG GCGGGCCCCGTGATCACCGTGAAGATCCCGAAGGACCGGGATGGACGGCCCAAGCAGTTCGCCTTCGTGAATTTCAAGCACGAGGAGTCCGTGCCGTAcgggctgcagctgctcaacGGGATCAAGCTGTACGGGCGGCCCATGCGCATCCAGTTCCGATCAG GGAGCAGTCATGCAGCCCAGGATAGCAATCCATCCTGTtcccttggagctgctggcaccaACCTTCCTGGGACGCCTCATCCAgcatccagctgcagcag GTATGAGAGAGTTCCAGATGGCATGGGCTCACCGGGGTTCTCGTCCAGCCTGCAGAGACAAGCAGTG ctgaaCAGCGCGGCTCGGCAGCAGCCCCACTTTGGGGGGAAGTACGAGCAGCCCGGCTTTGCCCCTCCTGGCTACCCGCACTCCTTCCACGCCCTGCCGGGCTCCCCGGGCCCGCGGCGCCCCGAGGGGCCGGCGCCGCGCAAGGGCCGGCTGGGCGCCCACCCCTACTCCCCGGACAGCCGCCACTTCGGCCGGGACCGCTTCGGGGAGCCCGGGCCCGACTACGGCCGGGGCAAGCGCGACGACTACGGCTTCGACGAGAGGGGCCACGAGGCCGAGCACCACTACCGGGGCGGCCGCGAGGAGCACTACGACAGGCACCGCGACAGCTGGAGCTACGAGTACCGCAGGGAGAGCTACAGAGAGGCCAAGTGGCACTCGGCACGGCATTGA
- the NNMT gene encoding LOW QUALITY PROTEIN: nicotinamide N-methyltransferase (The sequence of the model RefSeq protein was modified relative to this genomic sequence to represent the inferred CDS: inserted 3 bases in 3 codons) → MAHNISDHRNTEENSLGEWEEDELLRGAASARSAGLCCLSVAEKAKALSPPCPLRVTAVSPPDGGPGAAGEFLSQKEGWQGIAEHARAVLQKVSSWSFPSSLGWFAPHSAPRGLRGDTLTDVSCXPTIYQLLSACSXFQEITSLDYTDWNCWELQKWLKNKAGAFNWEPVVKYFCELEGDKEQWAEKQEKRRKKVKQVLKCDVTKANPMGPVSRLPADCIISTLCWEAACKELATFCSGLRNISTLLKPEGHLVTVTALGDTYYPLNKXSSCLCLQKQEVEEAVVPPSFEVKISEVQS, encoded by the exons ATGGCGCACAATATTTCTGACCAcagaaatacagaggaaaacTCA CTGGGCGAGTGGGAGGAGGACGAGCTGCTGCGGGGAGCCGCCAGCGCCAGAAGCGcggggctctgctgcctctccgTGGCGGAGAAGGCGAAGGCGCTGTCACCgccgtgtcccctccgtgtcACCGCCGTGTCCCCTCCGGAcggcgggccgggggctgccggcGAATTTCTATCCCAAAAGGAGGGTTGGCAGGGAATTGCAGAGCACGCCCGCGCCGTGCTGCAGAAGGTGTCCAGCTGGAGc TTTCCATCCTCACTGGGATGGTTTGCCCCCCACTCTGCACCACGTGGGCTGAGAGGTGACACCTTGACAGATGTCAGCT GCCCCACCATCTACCAGCTCCTGTCTGCCTGTA ATTTCCAGGAGATCACCTCCTTGGACTACACTGACTGGAACTGCTGGGAGCTACAGAAGTGGCTGAAGAACAAAGCAGGAGCCTTCAACTGGGAACCAGTGGTGAAATACTTCTGTGAGCTGGAAGGGGACAA GGAGCAGTGGGCTGAGAAGCAGGAGAAACGGAGGAAGAAGGTGAAGCAGGTTCTGAAGTGTGATGTGACGAAAGCCAACCCCATGGGCCCCGTGTCCCGGCTGCCAGCTGACTGCATCATCTCCACGTTGTGCTGGGAGGCTGCCTGCAAGGAGCTGGCCACCTTCTGCAGTGGCCTGAGGAACATCAGCACCCTCCTGAAGCCTGAGGGGCACCTGGTCACGGTGACTGCCCTCGGGGACACCTACTACCCCTTGAACA CCTCCTCTTGCCTCTGTCTGCAGAAACAGGAGGTGGAGGAGGCCGTGGTGCCACCCAGCTTTGAGGTGAAGATCAGTGAGGTGCAGTCGTAG